A section of the Streptomyces sp. CG1 genome encodes:
- a CDS encoding 4'-phosphopantetheinyl transferase, translating to MIEELLPESVVVVEAHGDDALWDAPLYPEEAAIVERAVDKRRREFAAVRGCARRAMEKLGVPAQPVVTGERGAPSWPDGLIGSMTHCDDYCAAALARAGEPVSLGIDAEPHGPLPEGVGPSVFLPAEAERLARLARRRPAVHWDRILFSAKESVYKAWFPLTRAWLDFSEADITLHPSPGDEPHGTLRAELLVPGPRVGDRRLQAFDGRWIVRDGLVATAVVVP from the coding sequence GTGATCGAGGAGCTGCTCCCGGAGTCGGTCGTGGTCGTGGAGGCACACGGTGACGACGCACTGTGGGACGCCCCGCTCTACCCCGAGGAGGCGGCGATCGTCGAGCGTGCGGTGGACAAGCGCCGCCGCGAGTTCGCCGCCGTACGTGGCTGCGCCCGGCGCGCCATGGAGAAGCTCGGTGTGCCGGCGCAGCCGGTGGTCACCGGTGAGCGGGGCGCACCGAGCTGGCCGGACGGCCTGATCGGCAGCATGACCCACTGCGACGACTACTGCGCCGCCGCCCTGGCCCGCGCCGGCGAGCCGGTCTCCCTCGGCATCGACGCCGAACCGCACGGCCCGCTCCCGGAGGGCGTCGGCCCCTCGGTCTTCCTGCCTGCCGAGGCCGAGCGGCTCGCCCGGCTCGCCCGCCGGCGGCCGGCCGTGCACTGGGACCGGATCCTGTTCAGCGCCAAGGAGTCCGTCTACAAGGCGTGGTTCCCCCTCACCCGTGCGTGGCTGGACTTCTCCGAGGCCGACATCACCCTCCACCCGAGCCCCGGCGATGAGCCGCACGGCACCCTGCGGGCCGAACTTCTCGTCCCCGGGCCCCGGGTCGGCGACCGTCGGCTCCAGGCCTTCGACGGCCGGTGGATCGTACGCGACGGGCTGGTCGCCACCGCCGTGGTCGTCCCGTAG
- a CDS encoding metallophosphoesterase produces the protein MESGAGAGKLLAISDLHISYQENRALVEEMRPTSDEDWLLVAGDIAETVADIRWALEKLASRFQKVVWAPGNHELWTHPKDPVTLRGVARYDHLVEICRELGVVTPEDPYPVWHGPGGPAAVAPLFLLYDYSYLPPGCATKAEGLAYAESTGIVCNDEYLLHPDPYPSRDAWCRARVAETERRLAELPADLPVVPVNHYPLHRHPTEVLWYPEFAMWCGTLLTADWHRRFPVATMVYGHLHIPRTTWHDGVRFEEVSVGYPREWRKRPDPPGRLRRILPMEVEPRDRGAAPGVGRGRGGTR, from the coding sequence GTGGAGTCTGGGGCCGGGGCCGGGAAGCTGCTGGCCATCAGCGACCTGCACATCAGCTATCAGGAGAACCGCGCCCTGGTCGAGGAGATGCGGCCCACGAGCGACGAGGACTGGCTGCTCGTGGCCGGTGACATCGCCGAGACGGTCGCCGACATCCGCTGGGCCCTGGAAAAGCTCGCGAGCCGCTTCCAGAAGGTGGTGTGGGCCCCCGGCAACCACGAGCTGTGGACCCACCCGAAGGATCCCGTCACCCTGCGCGGCGTCGCACGCTACGACCACCTGGTCGAGATCTGCCGCGAGCTGGGCGTCGTCACCCCCGAGGACCCCTACCCGGTGTGGCACGGCCCCGGCGGCCCGGCCGCCGTGGCCCCGCTGTTCCTGCTGTACGACTACTCGTACCTGCCGCCCGGCTGCGCCACCAAGGCCGAGGGCCTGGCCTATGCGGAGAGCACGGGCATCGTCTGCAACGACGAGTACCTGCTGCACCCCGATCCCTACCCGAGCCGCGACGCCTGGTGCCGGGCGCGGGTCGCCGAGACCGAGCGCAGGCTCGCCGAGCTGCCCGCGGACCTGCCCGTCGTACCGGTCAACCACTATCCGCTGCACCGGCACCCCACCGAGGTGCTGTGGTACCCCGAGTTCGCCATGTGGTGCGGCACCCTGCTGACCGCCGACTGGCACCGGCGCTTCCCGGTCGCCACGATGGTCTACGGCCATCTGCACATCCCGCGCACCACCTGGCACGACGGAGTCCGCTTCGAAGAGGTCTCCGTAGGCTATCCCCGAGAATGGCGCAAGCGTCCGGACCCGCCGGGCAGGCTGCGCCGCATCCTGCCGATGGAGGTCGAACCCCGTGATCGAGGAGCTGCTCCCGGAGTCGGTCGTGGTCGTGGAGGCACACGGTGA
- a CDS encoding alpha-mannosidase: MHDERRRIEERAARLHTQRIKPAIYVAGVPLDVAAWQAPGEPVPFEEAAAAPYAPFAMDTPWGPPWGTTWFRMRGRVPAEWAGRRVESVIDLGFVGDWPGNQAEALVHRTDGTPLKAVNPLNQYVPVAHPAAGGEEVEYLVEAASNPDVLANGFAGPTPLGDVRTAGDRPLYTFRRADLAVLDEQVWHLDLDLQVLRELMAELGEHEPRRHEIAHALDRAMDLLDLDDISGSSPAVRDALRPVLAKPAHASAHLVSGVGHAHIDTAWLWPIRETKRKTSRTFSNVTALADEYEEFVFACSQAQQYEWVRGNHPHVWERIKKTVAKGQWAPVGGMWVEADGNLPGGEALARQLVHGKRFFMEHFGIETKGVWLPDSFGYTAAYPQLAKLAGNEWFLTQKISWNQTNAFPHHTFWWEGIDGTRIFTHFPPIDTYNARFSGEEMARAVRNYAEKGGATRSLAPFGWGDGGGGPTREIMERARRLRNLEGSAKVEIEHPDAFFAKARAEYPDAPVWAGELYLELHRATYTTQARTKQGNRRSEHLLREAELWATTAALHAPGYTYPYEKLDGLWKTVLLHQFHDILPGSSIAWVHREAEAEYARVAGELGDLTGAAIAALGAGGPRVFNTSPRDRAEVVRTPGGAPVYVQVPANGSAPLTPAAPPHPVTVSGHTVANGIVRVQVADDGTLSSVYDLRSGREVLAGQGNLLRLHTDLPNCWDAWDIDKHYRHRYTDLLEPDSVTVVEEDPLVGAIQVIRSFGKGSRITQTITVRAGSARIDVETDIDWHETEKILKAGFPVDLRAPHSSAEIQFGHVQRPTHTNTTWEAARFEVSGHRWVHIAEPGYGVAVINDSTYGHDVTRTVRDDGGTTTTLRLSLVRAPRVPDPEADQGRHRFTYALLPGASIEDAVAEGYALNLPLRVADSAGEPEPVVSVEGEGVTVEAVKLADDGSGDVVVRLYESRGGRAQGVLRTGFPSTGARVTDLLERPLSEAPTDADGGVPVALRPFQILTLRLRRA; encoded by the coding sequence ATGCACGACGAACGCCGCCGGATCGAGGAGCGTGCCGCACGCCTCCACACCCAGCGCATCAAGCCCGCGATCTACGTGGCCGGTGTCCCCTTGGACGTCGCGGCCTGGCAGGCTCCGGGGGAACCGGTGCCCTTCGAGGAGGCCGCGGCCGCCCCGTACGCACCGTTCGCCATGGACACCCCGTGGGGCCCGCCCTGGGGGACGACCTGGTTCCGGATGCGCGGCCGGGTGCCCGCCGAGTGGGCCGGCAGGCGGGTGGAGTCGGTCATCGACCTCGGCTTCGTCGGCGACTGGCCCGGCAACCAGGCCGAGGCGCTCGTGCACCGCACCGACGGCACCCCGCTGAAGGCGGTCAACCCGCTCAACCAGTATGTGCCGGTCGCTCACCCGGCGGCGGGCGGTGAAGAGGTCGAGTATCTGGTGGAGGCGGCCTCCAATCCGGATGTCCTCGCGAACGGCTTCGCCGGACCGACCCCGCTCGGCGATGTACGGACGGCGGGCGACCGTCCACTGTATACATTCCGCCGCGCCGATCTCGCCGTACTCGACGAACAGGTCTGGCACCTCGACCTCGACCTGCAGGTGCTGCGCGAACTCATGGCGGAACTCGGCGAGCACGAGCCGCGCCGGCACGAGATCGCGCACGCCCTCGACCGGGCCATGGACCTGCTCGACCTGGACGACATCTCCGGCTCGTCCCCCGCCGTGCGCGACGCCCTGCGTCCGGTGCTCGCCAAGCCAGCCCACGCCAGCGCACATCTCGTCTCCGGCGTCGGCCACGCGCACATCGACACCGCCTGGCTCTGGCCGATCCGCGAGACCAAGCGGAAGACGTCCCGCACCTTCTCCAACGTCACCGCGCTCGCCGACGAGTACGAGGAGTTCGTCTTCGCCTGCTCCCAGGCCCAGCAGTACGAGTGGGTGCGCGGCAACCACCCTCACGTCTGGGAGCGGATCAAGAAGACGGTGGCGAAGGGGCAGTGGGCCCCGGTCGGGGGCATGTGGGTGGAGGCCGACGGCAATCTGCCCGGTGGCGAGGCACTCGCCCGTCAACTGGTGCACGGCAAGCGGTTCTTCATGGAACACTTCGGCATCGAGACCAAGGGCGTCTGGCTGCCGGACTCCTTCGGCTACACCGCTGCCTACCCGCAGTTGGCGAAGCTCGCCGGCAACGAGTGGTTCCTCACCCAGAAGATCTCCTGGAACCAGACCAACGCCTTCCCCCACCACACCTTCTGGTGGGAGGGCATCGACGGCACCCGCATCTTCACCCACTTCCCGCCCATCGACACCTACAACGCCCGCTTCAGCGGCGAGGAGATGGCCCGCGCGGTCCGCAACTACGCCGAGAAGGGCGGCGCCACCCGCTCCCTCGCTCCCTTCGGCTGGGGCGACGGCGGAGGCGGCCCCACCCGCGAGATCATGGAACGCGCCCGCCGGCTGCGGAACCTGGAGGGCTCGGCGAAGGTCGAGATCGAACACCCCGACGCGTTCTTCGCCAAGGCCCGCGCCGAGTACCCGGACGCCCCGGTCTGGGCCGGCGAGCTGTACCTGGAGCTGCACCGCGCCACCTACACCACCCAGGCCCGCACCAAGCAGGGCAACCGGCGTTCCGAACACCTGCTGCGCGAGGCCGAGTTGTGGGCCACCACGGCCGCCCTGCACGCGCCGGGCTACACCTACCCGTACGAGAAGCTGGACGGCCTGTGGAAGACGGTCCTGCTGCACCAGTTCCACGACATCCTGCCCGGCTCGTCCATCGCCTGGGTGCACCGCGAGGCCGAGGCCGAATACGCCCGCGTGGCAGGGGAGTTGGGTGACCTCACCGGCGCAGCCATCGCCGCGCTGGGCGCCGGCGGGCCCCGGGTGTTCAACACCAGCCCCCGCGACCGCGCCGAGGTGGTCCGCACCCCCGGCGGCGCACCGGTGTACGTACAGGTGCCCGCGAACGGCTCCGCGCCCCTCACCCCGGCCGCGCCCCCGCACCCGGTCACGGTCAGCGGGCACACCGTGGCCAACGGAATCGTCCGTGTACAGGTGGCGGACGACGGAACACTGTCGTCTGTATACGATCTGCGATCCGGTCGTGAAGTCCTCGCCGGCCAGGGCAATCTGCTCCGCCTCCACACGGACCTGCCCAACTGCTGGGACGCCTGGGACATCGACAAGCACTACCGGCACCGCTACACCGACCTGCTGGAACCCGACTCGGTCACCGTGGTCGAGGAGGACCCGCTCGTAGGCGCGATCCAGGTGATCCGCTCCTTCGGCAAGGGCTCCCGGATCACCCAGACGATCACCGTCCGCGCCGGCAGCGCCCGGATCGACGTCGAGACGGACATCGACTGGCACGAGACGGAGAAGATCCTCAAGGCGGGCTTCCCCGTCGACCTGCGCGCCCCGCACTCCTCCGCCGAGATCCAGTTCGGCCACGTCCAGCGGCCCACCCACACCAACACCACCTGGGAGGCGGCCCGTTTCGAGGTCTCCGGCCACCGCTGGGTGCACATCGCCGAACCCGGCTACGGTGTCGCCGTCATCAACGACTCCACCTACGGCCACGACGTCACCCGCACCGTCCGCGACGACGGGGGTACGACCACCACCCTCCGCCTCAGCCTGGTCCGTGCCCCGCGCGTCCCCGACCCCGAGGCCGACCAGGGCCGGCACCGCTTCACCTACGCCCTGCTGCCCGGCGCGAGCATCGAGGACGCGGTCGCCGAGGGGTACGCCCTCAACCTCCCGCTCCGCGTGGCCGATTCGGCCGGTGAGCCAGAGCCGGTCGTCTCCGTCGAGGGCGAGGGTGTGACCGTGGAGGCGGTCAAGCTGGCCGACGACGGCTCCGGGGACGTGGTGGTACGGCTCTACGAGTCCCGGGGCGGCCGGGCCCAAGGCGTGCTGCGCACCGGCTTCCCGTCGACCGGCGCCCGGGTCACCGACCTGCTGGAGCGACCGCTGAGCGAGGCACCGACCGACGCGGACGGCGGTGTCCCGGTCGCGCTGCGGCCCTTCCAGATCCTGACGCTGCGCCTGCGGCGGGCCTAG
- a CDS encoding LamG-like jellyroll fold domain-containing protein, with translation MCTSHEHPQAEASQAGAGRRSFLRATALLGAAATAGAALPSVAEAAVGEAAERSRRRPDADSRRFTLAVMPDTQYLFDGPSIYPAPLEASLRYLLEHGKDDNVVFLAHLGDLTQNGAKEECAAIGEAFGILDRRDVGYSVLAGNHDIKSSTDDQRGPTPYLDTFGPQRFRNKPTFGGASADGYHTYHLFRAAGREWMVLALDWRLSAQGYAWAKDVLARHPKTPVVLTTHELVAGDDALSDYGQQLWDRLIADHDQIFLTLNGHFWPAGRAVRKNAAGHDVHLHLTNYQNRYFGGAAMIRLYHFDLDRDVIDVETVSPWILGRAGKGLNELERQEIELSGDADRFSVGIDFAARFSGFDPVPARPARPASRMLIPGTVAYWRFESPVSGTVRDLSGHGNDLTMVSVGGGSLGWSADHHPDQPSHGSLDFQGYKSPLRGAYLRTVDGAPLNSAVLEDGYTIEAFYWLPADWDAAHHSWSGLVGRAGRNGDVGRPTDDPDEPPATLSITDGPGPQWAARPLNQQALLTNWGDETARETWWHVAVVNDGRHTTMYVQGCPVVRNPHAATAGLASAGQPWLIGGYQYGGKIDQILHGRLGDIRIVSRALHVTSFMTH, from the coding sequence GTGTGTACGTCGCATGAGCACCCCCAGGCCGAAGCCTCGCAGGCCGGTGCCGGAAGACGCAGTTTCCTCAGGGCCACCGCGCTGCTGGGCGCCGCCGCCACGGCCGGTGCCGCGCTGCCGTCCGTCGCGGAGGCGGCCGTCGGGGAGGCGGCCGAGCGGAGCCGCCGGCGGCCGGACGCGGACAGTCGCCGGTTCACGCTCGCGGTGATGCCCGACACCCAGTACCTGTTCGACGGCCCCAGCATCTACCCGGCGCCGCTCGAGGCGTCGTTGCGCTATCTCCTGGAGCACGGCAAGGACGACAACGTCGTCTTCCTGGCCCACCTGGGCGACCTCACCCAGAACGGCGCCAAGGAGGAATGCGCGGCGATCGGCGAGGCGTTCGGGATCCTCGACCGGCGCGACGTCGGCTACAGCGTGCTGGCCGGCAACCACGACATCAAGTCGTCGACGGACGACCAGCGGGGCCCGACGCCGTACCTGGACACCTTCGGTCCGCAGCGCTTCCGGAACAAGCCGACTTTCGGCGGTGCCTCCGCCGACGGCTACCACACGTACCACCTGTTCAGGGCCGCCGGCCGGGAGTGGATGGTGCTCGCGCTGGACTGGCGGCTGTCGGCGCAGGGGTATGCCTGGGCGAAGGACGTCCTGGCCCGGCATCCGAAGACGCCGGTCGTCCTCACCACGCACGAACTGGTCGCCGGGGACGACGCGTTGTCGGACTACGGGCAGCAGCTGTGGGACCGGCTCATCGCCGACCACGATCAGATCTTCCTCACCCTCAACGGCCATTTCTGGCCCGCCGGACGCGCGGTCCGCAAGAACGCGGCGGGCCACGACGTGCATCTGCATCTGACGAACTACCAGAACCGCTACTTCGGCGGCGCGGCCATGATCCGCCTCTACCACTTCGATCTGGACCGGGACGTCATCGACGTGGAGACGGTCTCGCCGTGGATCCTCGGCCGGGCGGGGAAGGGGCTCAACGAGCTGGAGCGGCAGGAGATCGAGCTGAGCGGCGACGCGGACCGCTTCTCGGTCGGCATCGACTTCGCAGCCCGTTTCTCCGGCTTCGACCCGGTGCCGGCCCGCCCGGCGCGGCCGGCGTCGCGGATGCTGATACCGGGCACGGTGGCCTACTGGCGCTTCGAGTCACCCGTCTCCGGCACGGTCCGCGACCTGTCCGGCCACGGCAACGACCTCACCATGGTCTCGGTGGGCGGCGGCTCGCTCGGCTGGTCGGCGGACCACCACCCCGACCAGCCGTCCCACGGCAGCCTGGATTTCCAGGGCTACAAGTCGCCGCTGCGGGGCGCCTACCTGCGTACGGTCGACGGCGCGCCCCTCAACTCGGCCGTTCTCGAGGACGGTTACACCATCGAGGCCTTCTACTGGTTGCCCGCCGACTGGGACGCCGCCCACCACTCCTGGTCCGGGCTGGTCGGCCGGGCGGGCCGCAACGGCGACGTCGGCCGGCCGACGGACGATCCGGACGAGCCGCCCGCCACCCTGTCGATCACCGACGGGCCGGGCCCGCAGTGGGCGGCCCGGCCGCTGAACCAGCAGGCGCTCCTGACCAACTGGGGGGACGAGACCGCGCGGGAGACGTGGTGGCACGTCGCGGTGGTCAACGACGGACGGCACACGACGATGTACGTCCAGGGCTGCCCGGTGGTCCGCAATCCGCACGCCGCCACGGCCGGTCTCGCGTCGGCCGGACAGCCGTGGCTGATCGGCGGCTACCAGTACGGCGGGAAGATCGACCAGATCCTGCACGGACGGCTCGGCGATATCCGGATCGTCTCCCGGGCGCTGCATGTGACCTCCTTCATGACCCACTGA
- a CDS encoding helix-turn-helix domain-containing protein: protein MTDGYEDPGATATAQLPAVVARVTALADRLGVAQAEVFGVGRLSVACGVPEAVVKALLAGRPAGEPDVQARFLQRLGLLRRTRLKPNGRKYTQQEIADGAGMSRQQAGALINGDRRPTMEHCDALQRFFRVHAGFLTAEDPEALAGALQRTEQELLQKLADRERAAAGADQDPLERLLQDHGVRGIAWRAAQLPTDQHRDKVAEWLDMLLESVKRPES, encoded by the coding sequence GTGACGGATGGCTACGAGGATCCGGGCGCCACGGCGACCGCCCAGCTGCCGGCCGTCGTCGCCCGCGTCACCGCGCTCGCCGACCGGCTCGGCGTGGCGCAGGCCGAGGTCTTCGGCGTGGGGCGGCTCTCCGTGGCCTGTGGTGTCCCGGAGGCGGTGGTCAAGGCCCTGCTCGCCGGCCGGCCGGCGGGCGAGCCGGACGTCCAGGCGCGCTTTCTGCAGCGCCTGGGTCTGCTGCGGCGCACCCGGCTGAAACCCAACGGCCGCAAGTACACCCAGCAGGAGATCGCGGACGGCGCGGGCATGTCCCGGCAGCAGGCCGGCGCGCTCATCAACGGCGACCGGCGGCCCACCATGGAGCACTGCGACGCGCTGCAGCGCTTCTTCCGGGTGCACGCCGGGTTCCTTACCGCGGAGGACCCCGAGGCGCTGGCGGGTGCGCTGCAGCGCACCGAGCAGGAACTGCTGCAGAAGCTCGCCGACCGGGAGCGGGCCGCCGCCGGGGCCGACCAGGATCCGCTGGAGCGGCTGCTGCAGGACCACGGGGTGCGCGGTATAGCGTGGCGGGCCGCGCAGTTGCCCACCGACCAGCACCGGGACAAGGTCGCCGAATGGCTCGACATGCTCCTGGAGAGCGTCAAGCGGCCCGAGTCGTGA
- a CDS encoding toxin-antitoxin system, toxin component: MRRLCSELVGGLRLSAPAPPRELYRALCDTMGRRRGRPVHFRAAAFPPGTASGLWLDLSDRDLVVVEERTAPDHQLVILGHELWHMQADHRGHHVDGIGVATRLLQDDTDQDALQAAVQRVAARTRFDLAEERAAETFGLLLASKCRTWLAGSALRGPVLRDDVAGRIEASLGYPGAQG; this comes from the coding sequence ATGCGCCGGCTGTGCAGCGAGCTGGTGGGCGGGCTGAGGCTGTCCGCGCCTGCGCCACCGCGGGAGCTGTATCGCGCGCTGTGCGACACGATGGGCCGCCGCCGCGGCCGCCCGGTGCACTTCCGTGCGGCCGCCTTCCCGCCGGGTACGGCGAGCGGGCTGTGGCTGGACCTGAGCGACCGCGACCTCGTCGTGGTGGAGGAACGCACCGCGCCCGACCACCAGTTGGTGATCCTCGGTCACGAGCTGTGGCACATGCAAGCCGACCACCGCGGACACCATGTCGACGGCATCGGGGTCGCCACGCGGCTGTTGCAGGACGACACCGACCAGGACGCGCTGCAGGCCGCGGTGCAGCGGGTCGCGGCCCGGACCCGCTTCGACCTCGCCGAGGAGCGCGCGGCCGAGACCTTCGGCCTGCTGCTGGCCAGCAAGTGCCGCACTTGGCTGGCCGGTTCGGCGCTGCGGGGCCCGGTGCTGCGCGACGACGTGGCCGGCCGGATCGAGGCGTCCCTGGGGTATCCGGGGGCACAGGGCTGA
- a CDS encoding 6-phospho-beta-glucosidase: MKLTILGGGGFRVPLVYGALLADHAEGRVTEVVLHDLDDRRLYAVGRVLDEQAAGIPDAPRMSVTTDLDEALAGADFVFSAIRVGGLEGRAEDERVALAEGVLGQETVGAGGIAYGLRTVPVAVDIARRVARLAPDAWVINFTNPAGLVTEAMSRHLGDRVIGICDSPVGLGRRIARVLGADPRQAFVDYVGLNHLGWVRGLRVAGRDELPRLLADPALLGSFEEGRLFGVDWLQSLGAIPNEYLHYYYFNREAVHAYQQAEQTRGAFLRDQQARFYDEALRTDRSALQAWDRTRAEREATYMAENRESADAGEREADDLSGGYEKVALALMRAVARDERTTLILNVRNGNTLSALDGDAVIEVPCLVDAGGAHPLAVAPLPGHATGLVCSVKAVEREVLAAAESGSRQTAVKAFALHPLVDSVTVARRLVEGYTEVHPGLAYLK; this comes from the coding sequence GTGAAGCTCACGATTCTGGGCGGCGGCGGATTCCGCGTGCCGCTCGTGTACGGTGCACTGCTGGCCGACCATGCCGAAGGGCGGGTCACGGAGGTCGTCCTCCATGACCTGGACGACCGTCGACTGTATGCAGTAGGTCGTGTACTGGATGAACAGGCCGCCGGCATCCCCGACGCGCCCCGGATGTCCGTCACCACCGACCTCGACGAGGCCCTCGCCGGCGCCGACTTCGTCTTCTCCGCGATCCGCGTCGGCGGCCTGGAAGGCCGGGCGGAGGACGAGCGGGTGGCGCTCGCCGAGGGCGTACTCGGCCAGGAGACGGTCGGCGCGGGCGGCATCGCCTACGGTCTGCGCACCGTCCCCGTCGCCGTCGACATCGCCCGGCGCGTGGCCCGCCTCGCCCCCGACGCCTGGGTCATCAACTTCACCAACCCCGCCGGCCTGGTCACCGAGGCCATGTCCCGGCACCTCGGCGACCGCGTCATCGGCATCTGCGACTCTCCCGTCGGCCTCGGCCGCCGTATCGCCCGTGTCCTCGGCGCCGACCCGAGGCAGGCCTTCGTCGACTACGTCGGCCTCAACCACCTCGGCTGGGTGCGCGGCCTGCGCGTCGCCGGACGCGACGAACTCCCGCGCCTGCTCGCCGACCCCGCCCTGCTGGGCTCCTTCGAGGAGGGAAGGCTGTTCGGCGTCGACTGGCTGCAGTCGCTCGGCGCGATCCCCAACGAGTATCTGCACTACTACTACTTCAACCGGGAAGCCGTACACGCCTACCAGCAGGCCGAGCAGACCCGGGGCGCCTTCCTGCGCGACCAGCAGGCCCGGTTCTACGACGAGGCGCTGCGCACGGACCGGTCCGCACTCCAGGCGTGGGACCGCACCCGCGCCGAACGCGAGGCCACCTACATGGCCGAGAACCGGGAGAGCGCCGACGCGGGCGAGCGCGAGGCCGACGATCTCTCCGGCGGCTACGAGAAGGTCGCGCTCGCCCTGATGCGGGCCGTCGCCCGCGACGAGCGGACCACGCTGATCCTCAATGTGCGCAACGGAAACACGCTGTCCGCGCTCGACGGCGATGCGGTGATCGAGGTCCCCTGCCTGGTTGACGCGGGCGGCGCGCACCCGCTGGCCGTCGCCCCGCTGCCCGGTCATGCCACCGGGCTGGTCTGCTCGGTCAAGGCCGTCGAGCGGGAGGTGCTCGCCGCCGCCGAGTCCGGCTCCCGGCAGACGGCCGTGAAGGCCTTCGCCCTGCACCCGCTGGTCGACTCGGTCACCGTGGCCCGCAGGCTGGTCGAGGGCTACACCGAGGTCCATCCTGGCCTGGCGTACCTTAAGTGA
- a CDS encoding ATP-grasp domain-containing protein: MLSRVRVWLNRTYAENVFFMDQLRRNPSDRAVEIHATHGDPDSPVLAAADTADLEPEGLSPAAYVEYALDQCARRGIDVFVPRLHQAALVAHRADFAAAGTALLAPTAEAVAVFEDKATAYEAVRSVGVPVPPWWRVRTADELLAAVEELEADGHKACFKPAAGAGGVGFRVITRSPFSLAGLDGFPSPYVQLDLVVEALRRAGQPVDWLVMPRLEQPEVSVDCLTGTDNLLRLAVGRTKNGRRRGFTLDERWLEPARLIAEGFGLHHLSNIQFRMFGDRPVLLDVNTRPSGGLHQLSLCGVNVPWAAVQLALGEDPGVIEPRFLGQDYTVVSGPRSLLPLPAAGVPRQREAGIALPTVPVQAASAVEALPL, encoded by the coding sequence ATGCTCTCTCGCGTACGCGTCTGGCTCAACCGCACGTACGCGGAGAACGTGTTCTTCATGGATCAGCTGCGCAGAAATCCCAGCGATCGCGCCGTAGAGATCCATGCCACGCACGGGGACCCCGACTCCCCCGTCCTGGCCGCCGCCGACACCGCCGACCTGGAGCCGGAGGGCCTGTCCCCGGCCGCGTACGTCGAGTACGCCCTCGACCAGTGCGCCCGGCGCGGCATCGACGTGTTCGTGCCCCGGCTGCACCAGGCGGCTCTCGTCGCGCACCGCGCGGACTTCGCGGCGGCCGGTACGGCACTGTTGGCTCCGACCGCCGAGGCGGTGGCCGTGTTCGAGGACAAGGCGACCGCGTACGAGGCGGTCCGCTCGGTCGGCGTCCCGGTGCCGCCGTGGTGGCGGGTGCGTACGGCGGACGAACTCCTCGCCGCTGTCGAGGAGTTGGAGGCGGACGGACACAAGGCGTGCTTCAAGCCGGCCGCCGGTGCCGGCGGGGTCGGCTTCCGGGTGATCACCCGCTCCCCGTTCTCGCTGGCCGGCCTCGACGGGTTCCCGAGCCCGTACGTCCAGCTGGACCTGGTCGTCGAGGCGCTGCGACGGGCCGGGCAGCCGGTGGACTGGCTGGTGATGCCGCGCCTGGAGCAGCCGGAGGTGTCGGTCGACTGCCTGACCGGCACGGACAACCTGCTGCGGCTCGCGGTGGGCCGCACCAAGAACGGCCGGCGGCGCGGCTTCACCCTGGACGAGCGGTGGCTGGAGCCGGCCCGGCTGATCGCGGAGGGCTTCGGGCTGCACCACCTGTCCAACATCCAGTTCCGGATGTTCGGGGACCGGCCGGTGCTGCTCGACGTCAACACGAGGCCCTCCGGGGGTTTGCACCAGCTTTCACTGTGCGGGGTGAACGTGCCGTGGGCGGCCGTGCAGCTGGCGCTGGGCGAGGATCCGGGGGTGATCGAGCCGCGGTTCCTGGGGCAGGACTACACGGTGGTTTCGGGGCCGCGGTCTCTGTTGCCCCTACCTGCGGCGGGGGTTCCTCGGCAGCGGGAGGCGGGGATCGCCCTTCCGACGGTGCCTGTGCAAGCGGCTTCGGCGGTGGAGGCCCTGCCGCTGTAG